In one Nitrospiria bacterium genomic region, the following are encoded:
- a CDS encoding DUF58 domain-containing protein, which yields MATHKKENPLKKSPKNSTRFRIAYRNRSVKFTKEGTRFVLLTLGVGVAAINTGNNLLYLILAMMLSFIIVSGILSEQCIRKIRIKRKIPSPLYANTPFKVDLEVRNGKKFFPSFSLQLHDTLQNNENCPSTYFFVLGPHQEIQRGYSLELPQRGLYRFESLSLNTRFPFGLFIKTLTYPLIDEIVVYPQIEPISPSLSPFSSKKDEMEVNKKGHGTTLYQLREFQHGDDARTIHWKTSARHGRLLIRENETEEEKRVILVFDNRQGKEFSQKTAHLFEKGVTQTASLAFYFIQKGYALELVTANSHFPFSKGAQHLHKILHYLALVTPQTKDTMEENLLKSRGNPQDYRFLILGIGKSLWNGKEHQFTQILNASSPLRG from the coding sequence ATGGCCACCCACAAAAAGGAAAACCCATTAAAGAAAAGTCCTAAAAATTCCACCCGGTTTCGAATTGCCTACCGAAACCGCTCTGTAAAATTTACAAAGGAAGGCACACGGTTTGTCCTTCTGACCCTTGGGGTTGGTGTGGCAGCCATAAACACAGGGAATAATCTCCTATACCTTATTTTGGCCATGATGCTGAGTTTTATTATTGTCTCGGGTATTCTCTCCGAGCAATGCATCCGAAAAATTAGGATAAAAAGAAAGATTCCTTCTCCCCTTTATGCAAATACTCCGTTCAAAGTGGATCTGGAGGTCCGAAATGGAAAAAAGTTTTTTCCCTCCTTTTCCCTTCAATTACACGATACCCTTCAAAACAATGAGAATTGCCCTTCCACCTATTTTTTTGTGTTGGGTCCCCACCAAGAAATTCAAAGAGGTTACTCCCTGGAGTTGCCCCAACGGGGACTTTATCGTTTTGAAAGCCTTTCGCTGAACACCCGTTTCCCTTTTGGGTTATTTATCAAAACTCTGACTTACCCTTTAATTGATGAGATCGTGGTCTACCCACAAATTGAACCCATTTCCCCTTCACTGAGCCCCTTTTCTTCCAAGAAAGACGAGATGGAGGTCAACAAAAAAGGACATGGGACCACGCTTTATCAATTAAGAGAATTCCAGCATGGCGATGACGCCCGAACCATTCACTGGAAAACCTCCGCACGTCACGGAAGACTCCTGATCAGGGAAAATGAAACAGAAGAGGAAAAAAGGGTTATTCTCGTATTTGATAATCGCCAGGGAAAGGAATTCTCTCAAAAAACCGCCCATCTTTTTGAAAAAGGGGTAACCCAGACGGCCTCCCTCGCTTTTTATTTTATCCAAAAGGGATATGCCCTGGAACTGGTGACGGCGAATTCCCATTTTCCCTTTTCCAAAGGGGCCCAGCACCTCCACAAAATTTTACACTACCTAGCCCTGGTCACCCCACAAACAAAAGACACAATGGAAGAAAACCTTCTCAAAAGCAGGGGAAACCCACAAGATTACCGCTTTTTAATCCTGGGGATTGGGAAATCCCTTTGGAACGGAAAAGAGCACCAATTTACTCAAATTTTAAATGCATCCTCTCCCCTAAGAGGGTAA
- a CDS encoding MoxR family ATPase, producing the protein MNGRDQIQVLQDNIEQVIKGKSQAIKLSIITLLAKGHLLIEDVPGVGKTTLAHALARSLDCSFKRIQFTSDLLPSDILGVSIYHQQAHEFEFKPGPIFANIILADEINRTTPKTQSSLLEAMNDVQVTVENKTYPLPKPFMVIATQNPMEHYGTYPLPESQLDRFMMRVRIGYPNLEAEKWILMKNHSQFSLEEIPSVITNDQVLILQKEVEGVLVEESLVQYLLEIISATRQSDRLSLGASTRAAMSLFRAAQSHAFVSGRDYCIPDDIKILAPSVLSHRVIIQSFETSKNPTQEAEEIIQAILQHVAVPL; encoded by the coding sequence ATGAACGGGCGCGACCAAATCCAGGTCCTTCAGGATAACATAGAGCAGGTTATTAAAGGAAAAAGTCAGGCCATTAAACTTTCGATAATTACCCTTTTGGCCAAAGGACATCTCCTCATTGAAGATGTTCCCGGGGTTGGAAAAACCACCCTCGCCCATGCCCTGGCCCGGTCTTTGGACTGCTCTTTTAAAAGAATTCAATTTACCAGCGACCTCCTGCCCTCCGATATATTAGGCGTTTCTATTTACCACCAACAAGCCCATGAGTTTGAATTTAAACCTGGGCCCATTTTTGCGAACATCATTCTCGCGGATGAAATTAACCGGACAACCCCAAAAACTCAAAGTAGCCTTTTGGAGGCCATGAATGACGTTCAAGTAACTGTTGAAAATAAAACCTATCCTCTTCCCAAACCGTTTATGGTCATTGCCACCCAAAATCCAATGGAGCATTACGGCACTTACCCCCTTCCGGAATCACAGTTGGACCGGTTTATGATGCGGGTTCGCATTGGTTATCCTAATTTAGAAGCGGAAAAATGGATCCTCATGAAAAATCACTCCCAGTTTTCCCTGGAGGAAATCCCCTCGGTCATCACAAACGATCAGGTTCTCATTCTTCAAAAAGAAGTGGAGGGAGTTTTGGTGGAAGAAAGCTTGGTCCAATATCTCCTAGAAATCATTTCGGCCACCCGCCAATCCGACCGTCTGAGTTTAGGAGCCAGCACCCGGGCCGCCATGTCCCTATTTCGAGCCGCCCAATCCCATGCTTTTGTCTCCGGAAGGGATTACTGCATCCCCGATGACATCAAAATTCTTGCTCCCTCAGTTCTTTCACACCGCGTCATTATCCAATCCTTTGAAACATCAAAAAATCCAACCCAGGAAGCCGAGGAAATCATTCAAGCCATTCTTCAACACGTGGCAGTACCTCTTTAA
- a CDS encoding TIGR00282 family metallophosphoesterase produces MKIFFIGDVMGEPGRLVVKKHLSSLIPERGIDLVVLNGENAAGGFGITPRIVKEFFEWGVDAITMGNHIWDVKEIEEFICKEKRLIRPSNYPEGVPGEGKVIIEARNSVRVGVLQVMGQVFMPPLDCPFRTAKREVEKLRSETPVILVDIHGEATSEKQAMGWFLDGEVSAVVGTHTHVQTADEKILTKGTAYITDVGMTGPTDSIIGIQKDVALKKFLTHMPHRFKVASGPALLCGVMIEVDERTGRGLAIERVQLSDTV; encoded by the coding sequence ATGAAAATTTTTTTTATTGGGGATGTCATGGGGGAACCGGGTCGCTTGGTTGTGAAAAAACACCTGAGTTCTTTGATTCCTGAACGGGGAATTGATCTTGTTGTTCTCAATGGGGAAAATGCAGCGGGTGGTTTTGGTATTACCCCGAGAATTGTAAAAGAATTTTTTGAATGGGGGGTAGATGCCATTACCATGGGAAATCATATATGGGATGTGAAAGAAATTGAAGAATTCATTTGTAAGGAAAAACGACTCATTCGCCCTTCGAATTATCCGGAAGGGGTACCCGGGGAAGGTAAAGTCATTATTGAAGCCCGAAATTCCGTTCGGGTCGGGGTTTTACAAGTGATGGGCCAGGTTTTTATGCCCCCCCTGGATTGTCCCTTCCGAACTGCAAAAAGAGAAGTGGAAAAATTGCGTTCGGAGACCCCAGTGATTTTGGTCGATATACACGGGGAGGCCACATCTGAAAAACAGGCCATGGGATGGTTTCTCGATGGAGAGGTGAGTGCCGTTGTGGGAACCCATACGCATGTCCAGACCGCGGACGAAAAAATTTTAACAAAAGGTACCGCTTATATCACCGATGTCGGAATGACCGGGCCCACCGATTCCATTATTGGAATCCAAAAAGATGTGGCCCTTAAAAAATTTCTAACCCATATGCCTCACCGTTTCAAGGTGGCTTCGGGTCCTGCTTTGTTATGTGGGGTGATGATTGAAGTGGATGAACGAACAGGCCGGGGTTTGGCTATTGAACGGGTCCAATTAAGCGATACGGTTTAA
- the xseA gene encoding exodeoxyribonuclease VII large subunit translates to MDMAGKKIINVTQLTLLIKNSLEEQFRDIWVEGEITNMKQPSSGHLYFTLKDQNSQVRAVMFRSMGRFLKFSPKDGQGVLCRGRLSVYEPRGDYQVIVEYLEPKGIGALQLAFEELKERLAREGLFEEGRKKPLPIFPQTIGVITSSTGAAVRDILNVLERRRGGLRVVLVPVRVQGESSAKEISQALDDLNQMGGIDVIILGRGGGSIEDLWAFNEEVVARAIFRSQLPIISAVGHETDFTIADFVADLRAPTPSAAAEMVSKSREEWLERFQTFLVRLTHGVRIHLEACKGRLKEQKGGLMDPRLRIEGFLQRLDELDGRFRLGFHHLMLERKRKLMNLEQGLRHLNPVEVIHRSSLTLNLWIQRLEDQMQNRLVGKKQIAGEFFARLNALSPLSVLERGYSITWRLPDHQVLRRAEHIRPGDPIKVKLFQGEVYCRAEKVVTGKLGEEPPKGDLT, encoded by the coding sequence ATGGATATGGCTGGAAAAAAAATTATCAATGTTACCCAACTGACCCTCTTGATTAAGAATTCCCTGGAAGAACAATTTCGGGATATCTGGGTAGAGGGCGAAATTACCAATATGAAACAGCCTTCATCCGGTCACCTTTATTTTACCCTGAAGGATCAGAACAGCCAGGTTCGGGCAGTGATGTTCCGCTCCATGGGTCGTTTTTTGAAGTTTTCCCCTAAAGATGGTCAAGGTGTTCTTTGCCGTGGGCGGCTTTCGGTGTACGAACCCCGGGGAGACTATCAGGTCATTGTGGAATATTTGGAGCCGAAAGGAATCGGGGCCCTTCAACTGGCATTTGAGGAACTGAAAGAAAGATTGGCCCGGGAAGGCCTCTTTGAGGAGGGGCGGAAAAAACCACTTCCCATTTTCCCCCAAACCATTGGCGTGATTACCTCTTCCACAGGGGCTGCGGTTCGGGATATTTTAAATGTTTTGGAGCGGCGGCGGGGCGGTCTGCGGGTTGTTCTGGTTCCGGTCCGAGTTCAAGGGGAAAGTTCTGCCAAAGAAATTTCCCAGGCTTTAGACGATTTGAATCAAATGGGTGGCATTGATGTGATTATTTTGGGACGGGGAGGGGGCTCCATCGAAGACCTGTGGGCATTTAATGAAGAGGTGGTGGCCAGGGCCATTTTTCGCTCTCAACTTCCCATCATTTCGGCGGTGGGACATGAAACAGATTTTACCATTGCGGATTTTGTGGCAGACCTGAGAGCCCCGACCCCTTCTGCTGCGGCAGAAATGGTCAGCAAAAGTCGGGAAGAATGGTTGGAACGATTCCAAACATTTCTGGTTCGCTTGACACACGGGGTACGTATTCATTTGGAAGCCTGTAAGGGGCGTTTGAAAGAGCAAAAGGGTGGTTTAATGGATCCCCGGCTCCGAATTGAAGGTTTTTTACAGAGGTTGGATGAATTGGATGGGCGGTTCCGTCTGGGTTTTCATCATTTGATGTTGGAGAGGAAAAGAAAACTGATGAATTTAGAGCAGGGATTGAGACACCTGAACCCTGTGGAGGTGATTCACCGATCCTCTTTAACGTTGAACCTGTGGATTCAACGGCTTGAGGATCAGATGCAAAACCGATTGGTGGGGAAAAAGCAAATTGCAGGGGAGTTTTTTGCAAGACTCAATGCCCTAAGCCCCCTTTCTGTGTTGGAGAGAGGGTATAGCATCACGTGGCGTCTTCCTGACCACCAGGTGTTAAGGCGTGCCGAACATATTCGCCCTGGAGATCCGATCAAAGTAAAGCTTTTCCAGGGGGAGGTTTATTGCAGAGCGGAAAAAGTAGTGACCGGAAAATTAGGGGAAGAACCCCCAAAGGGAGATTTAACATAA
- a CDS encoding exodeoxyribonuclease VII small subunit gives MAQIKFEEAVKRLEQIVNALEKGNLSLEESLKVFEEGVKLSKSCLKILDDAEKKVEILLKEKDGKVKLKPFRLDEAESLGLSQTDSE, from the coding sequence ATGGCACAAATCAAATTTGAAGAAGCGGTTAAACGACTTGAGCAAATTGTGAATGCCCTCGAGAAAGGAAATCTTTCCCTTGAAGAATCCTTAAAGGTCTTTGAGGAGGGGGTTAAGCTTTCTAAAAGCTGTTTAAAAATATTGGATGATGCCGAAAAAAAGGTTGAAATTCTTTTGAAAGAAAAAGACGGGAAGGTAAAACTAAAACCTTTTCGTCTGGATGAAGCCGAATCATTGGGATTAAGCCAGACTGATTCAGAATGA
- a CDS encoding TlyA family RNA methyltransferase, with product MKKVSEKKRVSQKERLDRVLVDRGMVPSRQRAQGLILAGKVLVGGSPMVKAGTLVSSKDPISILEEANPFVSRGGLKLEGALKGFGVHPKGKVAMDMGASTGGFTDCLLSQGVRCVYAVDVGYGQLDWSLRNDPRVIVLERTHVRDLTRERVSSDMDLITVDVSFISLKKVIPYLIKFLKDEGELLVLVKPQFEVGKGAVEKGGVIRSERKQKNVIEDIMQFLEGTGFKTGGYVPSVLKGKKGNQEFFIYAKKKRENNE from the coding sequence ATGAAAAAAGTTTCAGAAAAAAAAAGAGTTTCCCAAAAAGAGCGGTTAGACCGTGTTTTGGTTGATCGGGGAATGGTTCCGAGCCGTCAAAGGGCTCAAGGGCTCATTCTGGCTGGGAAGGTTTTGGTGGGAGGATCCCCGATGGTTAAGGCAGGAACGTTGGTTTCCTCTAAAGACCCTATCTCGATTCTTGAGGAGGCCAACCCCTTTGTCAGTCGAGGTGGACTCAAGTTAGAGGGGGCATTGAAAGGTTTTGGGGTCCATCCAAAAGGAAAAGTGGCTATGGATATGGGGGCTTCTACGGGTGGTTTCACCGATTGCCTATTGTCCCAGGGTGTTCGCTGTGTGTATGCCGTGGATGTAGGATATGGTCAACTGGACTGGTCCCTTCGAAATGATCCCCGGGTCATTGTCCTGGAGCGAACCCATGTTCGGGATTTAACAAGGGAGCGAGTTTCCTCCGATATGGATCTCATCACGGTGGATGTTTCATTTATTTCCTTGAAGAAGGTGATTCCCTATTTAATAAAATTCCTAAAGGATGAGGGGGAGCTTTTGGTTTTGGTCAAGCCTCAATTCGAAGTGGGAAAAGGGGCGGTGGAGAAAGGAGGGGTTATTCGCTCGGAGAGAAAGCAAAAAAATGTCATTGAAGATATAATGCAGTTTTTGGAGGGAACCGGTTTTAAAACCGGCGGGTATGTGCCTTCTGTTTTAAAAGGAAAAAAAGGAAATCAGGAGTTTTTTATTTACGCAAAAAAAAAACGAGAAAACAATGAATAG
- a CDS encoding GDP-mannose 4,6-dehydratase produces the protein MNRVLVTGGAGFIGSHLMERLLGKGLEVVCLDNFDPFYDPNLKRINLKNLLDQSTFTLVEGDIRDLTLLKRLFEEFSFDLVFHGAARAGVRPSLIEPLVYEEVNVRGTLNLLEMAKQFQIKNFVFASSSSVYGSRSEVPFSEKDRVDYPISPYAATKKAGELLCYTYYHLYKIPMACLRFFTVYGPRQRPEMAIHKFTRLIHEGKPIPLYGGGKSRRDYTYIDDAIDGVVRALDRKSGFEVLNIGESQTVTLFEMVRKIESLLGKKAQIEFLPEQPGDVPLTYADVKRAGEVLGYFPRTSFEDGMKGFIQWFLEMDRSKTNSEL, from the coding sequence ATGAATAGGGTATTGGTTACAGGAGGAGCAGGCTTTATTGGTTCCCATCTGATGGAGCGGCTTTTGGGCAAGGGTTTGGAGGTGGTTTGCCTGGATAACTTTGATCCTTTTTATGATCCCAATTTAAAACGGATCAATTTGAAGAACCTGTTGGATCAGTCCACCTTCACACTGGTGGAGGGGGATATTCGGGACTTAACCCTGCTGAAACGCCTTTTTGAAGAGTTTTCCTTTGACCTTGTTTTCCATGGGGCTGCTAGAGCAGGGGTGAGACCGTCCTTAATTGAGCCCCTGGTATATGAAGAGGTGAATGTCCGGGGGACTTTGAACCTTCTGGAAATGGCAAAACAATTTCAAATTAAAAACTTCGTTTTTGCATCCTCCTCTTCCGTCTATGGAAGCCGCTCGGAAGTTCCTTTCTCTGAAAAAGACCGGGTGGATTATCCCATTTCCCCGTATGCGGCAACGAAGAAAGCCGGGGAGCTTTTATGCTATACTTACTACCATCTTTATAAAATTCCCATGGCCTGTCTGCGGTTTTTCACCGTGTATGGACCTCGCCAAAGGCCCGAAATGGCGATCCATAAATTTACACGACTGATCCACGAGGGAAAGCCCATTCCTCTTTATGGGGGGGGGAAGAGCCGAAGAGATTATACCTATATCGATGATGCCATCGATGGGGTGGTTCGGGCTTTAGACCGGAAAAGCGGTTTTGAGGTTTTAAATATTGGCGAATCGCAAACCGTTACACTTTTTGAAATGGTTAGAAAGATTGAATCATTGCTCGGTAAAAAAGCTCAAATCGAATTTTTACCGGAGCAACCCGGAGATGTTCCTTTAACCTATGCGGATGTGAAACGGGCTGGGGAGGTATTGGGGTATTTCCCCCGAACCTCTTTTGAAGACGGGATGAAGGGTTTTATACAATGGTTTTTGGAAATGGACCGATCAAAAACGAATAGCGAACTATAA
- a CDS encoding NAD-dependent epimerase/dehydratase family protein: protein MRILVTGGAGFIGSNLVDRLVEEGHRVSIVDNLSTGKKKNLNRAAKFYKMDVVSPKLEKVFKRERPEVVSHHAAQMDVRRSVADPLFDAHVNILGFLNVLENGVKAGTQRIIFASSGGAIYGEQTVIPTTEECSTQPLSPYGVSKLSGEHYLYFYQKNSGLDYTSLRYSNVYGPRQDPFGEAGVVAIFAQKMLKGEQPLINGNGNQTRDYVFVEDVVEANMAVLNNSKNGIFNVGTGIETSVNQLFQIINEITGASVKEQHGPERRGEQKRSVLSFDKLAKDLDWSPRVSLFHGLEKTVDFFRPIMK, encoded by the coding sequence ATGAGAATTTTGGTGACGGGAGGTGCCGGCTTTATCGGTTCCAATCTGGTGGATCGACTAGTAGAAGAAGGCCATCGAGTATCTATTGTGGATAATCTTTCCACCGGAAAAAAGAAAAATCTCAACCGGGCGGCAAAGTTTTATAAAATGGATGTGGTTAGCCCCAAACTGGAAAAGGTTTTTAAGCGTGAGCGGCCGGAGGTGGTCAGCCATCATGCGGCACAAATGGATGTCCGAAGATCCGTGGCCGATCCCCTTTTTGACGCCCATGTCAATATTCTCGGTTTTTTAAATGTATTAGAAAATGGGGTTAAAGCAGGGACCCAAAGGATTATTTTTGCCTCCTCCGGGGGAGCCATTTATGGAGAACAAACGGTTATTCCTACCACCGAAGAGTGTTCCACACAACCCCTTTCCCCCTACGGGGTGAGCAAGTTATCAGGGGAGCATTACCTTTATTTTTATCAAAAAAACAGCGGTTTGGATTATACCAGTCTTCGCTACAGCAATGTGTACGGACCCCGCCAAGATCCCTTTGGCGAGGCTGGGGTGGTTGCTATTTTTGCTCAAAAGATGCTTAAGGGGGAACAGCCCTTAATTAATGGTAATGGAAATCAGACCCGGGATTACGTATTCGTGGAAGATGTGGTGGAGGCCAATATGGCTGTTCTAAATAATTCAAAAAATGGTATTTTTAATGTGGGAACTGGGATAGAAACCTCCGTCAATCAGCTTTTTCAAATTATAAATGAAATCACCGGGGCCTCTGTTAAGGAGCAACATGGTCCTGAAAGACGGGGCGAGCAAAAAAGAAGCGTCCTGAGTTTCGATAAGTTGGCAAAAGATCTGGATTGGTCTCCCAGGGTTTCCCTTTTTCATGGGTTGGAGAAAACTGTGGACTTTTTTCGTCCAATCATGAAGTAG
- the gspE gene encoding type II secretion system ATPase GspE: protein MIPQPRQKRKMLGEMLIAEGLLSPAQLEQALKEQRKRGGRVGSIFKTLGFVTEEDIIKVLGKQMGIPHMVLSNTLFDPEVVQKIPEALARRHRVIPVYKKDGALTLAMVDPLNVFAIDDIKQETGLEVVSVVSTEADVDRAIERYYSGTATMEEAIRDITAQGGVPKENQQVSMEQMAKDTPVIKLVSSIISKAVKEGASDIHIEPESEVLRIRFRIDGVIREVMAPPRHLHAGVASRIKIMADLDIAEKRIPQDGRYQTKVEDKEVDIRLSTLPTLYGEKIVMRLLEKGGSLLRLEELGFSPDTCNRFKKIVKRPYGLILVTGPTGSGKTTTLYAALNGMNAVEQNIVTIEDPVEYQLNRISQVQVNPKVGVTFANGLRSILRQDPDVVMVGEIRDKEAATIAIQAALTGHLVMSTLHTNDAPGAIARLVDMGVEPFLVASSLLCVIGQRLVRAVCPQCKTSYRAPLSSMGGFKSTGVTMEDKNEITLVKGKGCQECRDTGYKGRLGLFEMMMIDDAIRSLIATKPSSSQIRQVASQQGFVGLREEGFRKTLEGKTTLEEILRVTQELDE from the coding sequence ATGATACCCCAACCGCGACAAAAACGAAAAATGCTTGGAGAGATGCTGATCGCCGAGGGACTCCTTTCCCCTGCGCAGCTGGAACAAGCCTTAAAAGAGCAGCGCAAGCGCGGGGGTCGTGTGGGAAGTATTTTTAAAACCCTTGGGTTTGTAACCGAAGAGGATATTATCAAGGTTCTTGGAAAGCAGATGGGAATTCCTCACATGGTTTTATCCAATACCCTTTTTGACCCAGAGGTGGTGCAGAAAATTCCCGAAGCCCTTGCCCGGCGGCACCGGGTTATCCCGGTATACAAAAAGGATGGCGCATTAACCCTTGCCATGGTGGACCCTTTGAACGTGTTTGCGATTGATGATATTAAACAGGAAACGGGGTTGGAGGTAGTCTCCGTCGTGAGTACGGAAGCCGATGTGGACCGTGCCATTGAACGTTACTACAGCGGGACGGCAACCATGGAGGAGGCCATCCGGGACATTACCGCTCAAGGGGGTGTTCCTAAAGAAAACCAACAGGTTTCTATGGAGCAGATGGCTAAGGATACTCCGGTCATTAAATTGGTCAGTTCCATCATTTCCAAGGCAGTCAAAGAAGGAGCCAGCGATATCCATATTGAGCCCGAATCAGAGGTTTTACGGATCCGTTTTCGGATCGATGGGGTTATCCGGGAGGTTATGGCCCCCCCCCGGCATTTGCACGCAGGGGTGGCCTCCCGAATCAAGATAATGGCGGATCTGGATATTGCCGAAAAACGGATTCCTCAAGATGGACGGTACCAGACCAAAGTAGAAGATAAAGAGGTTGATATTCGGCTCTCAACCCTCCCTACCCTTTATGGTGAGAAAATCGTTATGAGGCTTTTAGAAAAAGGAGGGTCCCTTCTCCGTCTTGAGGAGTTGGGGTTTTCACCGGATACCTGCAACCGGTTTAAAAAGATTGTGAAAAGGCCCTATGGTTTGATCTTGGTTACCGGGCCTACCGGAAGTGGAAAGACCACTACACTTTATGCTGCCTTAAATGGTATGAATGCGGTTGAACAAAATATTGTCACCATTGAAGATCCGGTGGAATACCAATTGAACCGAATCAGTCAGGTTCAGGTCAACCCTAAGGTTGGGGTGACTTTTGCCAATGGCCTCCGGTCTATTTTACGCCAGGACCCGGATGTGGTGATGGTGGGAGAGATCCGGGATAAAGAAGCGGCAACCATTGCCATACAGGCTGCATTAACGGGTCATCTGGTTATGTCCACCCTTCACACCAATGATGCCCCGGGGGCCATTGCGCGCTTGGTGGATATGGGTGTTGAGCCCTTTCTGGTAGCCTCTTCCCTTTTATGTGTAATTGGGCAACGATTGGTTCGAGCGGTTTGCCCTCAATGTAAAACCAGTTACCGTGCTCCCCTTTCCTCCATGGGTGGTTTTAAATCAACGGGGGTAACCATGGAAGACAAAAATGAAATTACGTTGGTGAAGGGCAAAGGATGTCAGGAATGCCGTGATACCGGCTATAAAGGAAGATTGGGCCTTTTTGAAATGATGATGATTGATGATGCCATTCGGAGTCTAATTGCCACCAAGCCCTCATCCAGTCAAATTCGACAGGTGGCTTCTCAACAGGGATTCGTCGGTTTGAGGGAAGAGGGCTTTCGAAAAACCCTGGAAGGGAAAACCACTCTTGAAGAAATCCTTCGGGTCACCCAGGAATTAGACGAATAG
- a CDS encoding prepilin-type N-terminal cleavage/methylation domain-containing protein: MKNQEGFTAIEIMVVGAILGVLTIMAFGLMNSQMDHYRLNTAARELISSMRKDAQIAVTRNANRTITFTDNAAPVSDRYNLGDGTPVPLPVGIFFGVSGGGAPGNGTIDVGGVAIGGAPFTFGGNDVTFQTNRTPDEAGEVYLTNARGENIAISVNLVGRVRCWRWGGAAWLNC; encoded by the coding sequence ATGAAAAATCAAGAAGGATTTACCGCTATCGAGATCATGGTGGTGGGAGCAATTTTGGGGGTTTTGACAATTATGGCCTTTGGTTTAATGAATTCTCAAATGGATCATTATCGGCTCAACACCGCAGCCAGAGAACTCATCTCTTCCATGAGGAAGGACGCTCAAATTGCGGTGACCCGAAATGCCAATCGGACCATTACCTTTACGGATAATGCCGCCCCAGTTAGCGATCGGTATAACTTGGGAGATGGGACCCCTGTCCCCTTGCCAGTTGGCATTTTCTTTGGTGTGAGCGGTGGAGGGGCACCCGGGAATGGAACCATCGATGTTGGGGGTGTGGCCATTGGGGGAGCGCCATTTACCTTTGGAGGAAATGATGTGACTTTTCAAACCAATAGAACCCCGGATGAAGCAGGAGAGGTCTACTTGACCAACGCTAGGGGTGAGAACATTGCCATTTCGGTCAATTTAGTGGGTCGGGTCCGATGTTGGAGGTGGGGAGGTGCCGCATGGCTAAATTGCTAA
- a CDS encoding prepilin-type N-terminal cleavage/methylation domain-containing protein, giving the protein MAKLLNGKMKILNERGFSMLELLIALVILEIGVLMLAGMQFATISANTNGYKMSTAAALGERLMERIKLLAINDPQLIAGTYNGVISVPLGGANYFPATVNGVTFNGQYTVTNDTPVVGLKRIDLTVSWVDNGNHSVVFTGRAAP; this is encoded by the coding sequence ATGGCTAAATTGCTAAACGGAAAGATGAAGATCCTCAATGAACGAGGGTTTTCAATGTTGGAGCTTTTAATCGCACTGGTGATTCTTGAGATTGGTGTTTTGATGCTTGCAGGAATGCAGTTTGCGACCATTAGTGCCAATACCAATGGATACAAGATGAGTACGGCAGCAGCCCTTGGCGAAAGGTTGATGGAACGGATAAAACTTTTGGCGATCAATGATCCACAACTCATTGCGGGGACCTATAACGGTGTGATTAGCGTTCCCTTAGGGGGTGCCAATTATTTTCCAGCCACCGTGAACGGTGTGACCTTTAACGGACAGTATACAGTGACCAACGATACACCGGTGGTGGGTCTCAAACGGATTGATCTGACGGTCAGTTGGGTGGATAACGGAAACCATTCGGTGGTTTTTACCGGGCGGGCGGCCCCATAA